The DNA sequence gtattcatctGGTCATATATCGACGGATTTTTCGGTTctcttaagtgcacagggttgtgtactatACACTAAGGGTTGTTGCAACACTGAAAGTGTCTGCACACAAAGATGACTCCAGAGTtttcacacccggtcacagttgggctcgatcccgacatcTCAAACTCGCTGGATTACTAGCCTGACATCTTATCCACCCACCATGCCCCTTTAGCAAGGCGCCTCAAGAGGAGCAGGAAAGATTCACTCAGATTGTAATTGTAAGATTGATTCGGACTGTGTCATTAACTGTTGTGTACAAACGACTATTTCACCGGCTTCATTGTTTGGTCCATTTCATAAGGTTTTATCGACACTCCTGTCGCCTTTTTTGTACCACACGATATACcatcaacatgtttttgtcgCCTTATATTTGATTCACCATCTTCTCACCATTCATTAACTGTTCATAAGTCTTTGTATtaatgcatgtatgtttgtgcCTGCGATCGTGTGTGCGTATTTTTACATGCTGTGAAATTGTAATACATGGTTTGGATTCGACTCTAACAAATTAAAGACTCACTCAGGTTCATGGTACGTCTTTTATTTGattctgtttgaaaaaaatgataatgcaGTTTTATGCTGTTGTTTCGGTCTTTATGTGTTTTTTCGGACTTTAAGTTTCCTTCAACATTGTGTATGCCGCCCTTCCCCGCACCCACCGCCACCACCAacaaccccaccccaccaccatCCCATACTTTTTCCCGACAACACACATTCATTTCTATAAGGATTTTACTTGTGTACAGCACGTTGTTTACATATCTAATAATAATACTTTTGTAAAGTCAAATCAGCTACCAAACGACAATTGAATAATTATACATAGTCATTTGGATTACACACAACATTTTCTATGTTCGACCTGATACAAATGTGATTGTCGAGACAAACAATAGAGCAGATTCTAACAAGTAACATATGTACACACTGGGTTCCAACGGGTTCAGGTCAGGTATTACTGGGGAGACAGAAGTCCAGAAGTAGAGAATATGCCCTTCCATTTTCGTTCAAAGGGAACCTGAGCATGCACATGCAACGTCGCTCCTGAGGCTGAAGGTTATTTGTTGGCGACGGCTATTTTACTGAAACACAGACCACATGCTTCACAGACTGGAGCCAGACAACAGTTGATGATGGAGCCGAAGAATTTCTGGTAGCATCCAAGATAACTGCTGAACATCCGGAGGCAGGGCGTGAACTGCCAGATGTGTTGGAAGGACATCATGGCGAACTCGCATCCCCAACAGAGAGCCAAGGGAATAGCACAAATGAAGGTGAGGAATGTATAACAACAGCTCTTGCAGCAGTTGAAGCATTTATAGGAGTTACGCCAGACGCAATCTGCACTGTGGGCTCCCTCGGGTTCACCGATAACATCCTCGAACATCACCTGCAAGCAAGAGAAATAATATCTTGGAGTTTATGACACATAATATTCATGGTATTATCAAACACACATAGGCATTCATAGGTATCATCTTGTTTGTCCAAATGTCTTTCTATGTAAAGTACGTTGTTGTTGTTATACGTTCTTTTCGACTGAGTAGCTGTGATTGCAAATTATGGAACATGTGTTAATTTCCAACGCACAGATACGGGCATGATCTAAATGTACGTAGTTAGATCACAAAAACCTGATTCAGCTAAAGCGTTTGTCGAAAGAACACTATGGGAGCAAGCACTTGACTTTagaaaatatttggacatggctgtcctgaagtagacactataacactaTAACTTCCCACTGTTCCGTAAAGCTTGGACATCAAGAATCACTTTACAGTGATTATGTACTGATTCGCACTGTTGGTATTTACAAAGCTTCTCTCCTATCAGACACTATAACATAGCTGTAGGGCGACCTTTTCTAGAAGTGAAATTGTGTAGTAGAGTCAGTATACAGAGTAAGCTCCCCTGTTTCGAATCTAATCGGCGCAATTGGACAGAAGATCGGGTTACGTTCTCCACTTCCGAATGAGGCGCTCGACACCTGGGCGAAAACACATTGCCGGGAATATGTGGCATAGGTACAACACTTTGTCCCAAATTGAATATATCAAAGTACCTGAAGACATCGATTACATTTCCACAGGATGGACAAGCATCATCATTCTTCGAGATGTTTGCTCCACTTGAGCGATGCCGAATTATCTTGAATGGTACCACAATTAGGTTCTGTATGTCTCAGATCCGTAACAACGACGGTGAAGCACGCCACTGATGTAGACGTGAAGCAGTCTGGTATGAAGCCGTCACCAAAGAGATTATGCATCACTAAAGACAATGCATCACTAAAGGCAATGCATCACTAAAGGCAATGCATCACTAAAGGCAATGCATCACTAAAGACAATGCATCACTAAAGGCAATGCATCACTAAAGACAATGCATCACTAAAGGCAATGACACCGTCTCTAAAGCTTGCCAAGTCACATCATCGGTGAttatacaatgccatttagaaagtggacaaatgtaacatatgtcatatttgggattacacggGCACACAACGTCAGCCACCTAAGCCGCTCAGGCCTCTCGGACAGGCGTTTTTTTCTGTGACGTTTTTCTTCGTGGAGAAAGAACTGCTTGACTTGGGAACTATCAATAACACATGTTGCTTCTAATGATGGTCTGGGGGATAAAAGTGCTCATTCCGTTCCTAGGACGACAGTGTGTTCGTATAGCTGTTCAACAGCTCCAGTGGTCTATATCTCTCTATGCCACTCTGTGAGTGTGGATGTGTTGAaggctgctttcagcaatatttcagcaatattctagcattaTAACGTCGGAGAGCACCAGGAACGGGCTTCACGTATTGTACCAAtgggggaaatcgaacctggggaatcgaacctgggtgttcggcgtgacaagcaaacgatttcaccactaggctaccccaccgtgaAAGAAGTTGTTCACCCCTTTGCAGCTTCTAAAAACTCATTTCACTCCGAAATGTGCACATTGTCACAACTTATGACTGAGCAGTGTGTTCATCCTCAGGTGCACGTATAGTAAATGACAATATGTCTTGTTGAGAAGTGTCAAGCTGTTTTCATCCTAAATCCGAACATTCGTTAATGTGTGTTCTGATTCAACCCCGTTCTTGTTCTGATCACCTCAGTCTTACGCTTCCTTTTACTAATGTCTCAGAACATTTGGTCAACCGATGACTGCTGTGATGTTTGTGTGAAGTGGTGGAAATATCatcgagaaaataataatacaataaccCTCTATTTGATTACAGCATTCCTTGGTTCTGACCGGCTTTATCCCCAGGATGTGAGGCCGATGGCTGATTTGACTGATTACACGTCATTAGGAACAGTTTTTAGTTGAGTTGGCATATATATCATAGAGTACGTATGTATAATGCGTACATCCTTATCATACAAACCTTTAACagacaaaaatattcaaatatccAAAATGTGTATCCATCTGCAAATAACATTTTtacagaaaatcaatttctatcGTTTTCTTTTTGTAATTATTGACACTTTCACATCGTATACACTTCATATTAATTTCCACTTGAtacaaatgatatatttcatttaatacATACCTTCAGGTGGTCATTGAGGTTGTTGGGGTCCCTATTCATCATGTCCAGGTCGGCCATATTGGTTGAGATCTATGACCAGGTAAATTGCCCTGTGTTGACTTGTTGGTCCTGTTGAAACTCAACCGTTTGTCTCAGGACTGGTCCTTAAATGTGACCAACGAAAAATATTCTCCGCGGTTGCCAAGCAGCGACATCTCAAGTTCATGAGTAACTGTGAAAAAGTGTATACCCTTCACCACGTCACGTAACCCGTTTCAAACCTGAATTGACTCGTTTTAGTTCAAAGTTGAATGCATTATTATTCAAGGATAATGTAAATATGCCCATCGAAAGACGTAAGTGCGTTTCGTTAAATTCTTATTGGCAGTATCCTGTTTACTATATGCATTATGTCAATACGGGTGGTTTGTAAACAATATCCCACGTTGCCCCTCCATACTGTGTGACGGTTACCCTGTAGATGTTTCTGGGCGAGGGTGATTTGACAGATAAGGTCCTCCCACAGAGAAAGAACAGGGTGAAGACTAATCACATGGTTCAGATGTTGGAACAGTCGTTATTCCTGTCGTAATTTTACGTATCACACTGACagctttttgtttgtgttaaGTCGTTGTGAACGGGTGACTTCTCTGAGGGAAAGTTTTACACTGGGCATATGTTATGGTCACTGACATGACTGAGCTTGCACACTGGAGACTGATACCATTGCATATAGCTATTCTTCTCTAATCTTACTTTTGCCACATGTACAAGACATCACACACAtgaaacaaccgatcacgactGTACGACGAAACGGCACATAAGCTTCGAAATTATACTTATTATTTCACTGAAGTAGTGTTCCATCCACGTCATGGCCTGCTTgctttggtttggttgttgtttaacgccgcgttCAGCAGTATACTAGCTATAGGCCCTTAAATAATCTGGGTCTGggctaaacaatccagtgatcaacagcatgagcatcgatctaagcagctgggatacagtgacatatttcagacaagtcagcgagcctcccATCGAATTCCCTTAGTCGTCTCTAACAAGCATGGGTCTAGCCGAGTTATGATCTACCTGAAGTTAACGCTGTCTACAAATTAGATCAGTGTGTCCTGGCGTTCAAAAAACTTATGATCACCTTTATCTTCTGTTTGATCTCATAAGATGCATTTGGTCGTACAGTGATGGGTAAATAGATGTGAAGATTGTGTATGTAAGTAGAAGTGAAGATTGGGTACAATCGGAAAATTGACAGAGCCTACTTTTACTCCAGCAGCTGAACCATGGATCACCCTGTTCGTGTACTTTAGAGGCGTTGACATGTTTTCTAAATAGGAAATCCTCAAATATGACAGCTAAATAAAAGTGGGGTACTTTGACATCAAATCCCGACCTGACTTGTACAGATGTCCTAAGGAGGTACACTCTAAAGCGCTTCGCTAGTATCTTTAAACCGACCATGAGATGTCTGTGAGTGCGTGTTGGGGGTTAGGGGTAggatgtgtggtaagaaggagGATCTAAGGTGCGGATGAAAATACGGAAGAAAGTATCAGACAGTGCAGTCAATGTTGGCGGGCATCCAAGTTTGACAGACGCCATAGTTCGGTTACTTAAAGGATTGATTGTCATGTGGCCTAACTTAATGGCATATTGTTCATAATGGCAACCGCTGGTTTGTCTAGTTCAGACTGTAGTGAAGTGGGTTGAAAATTCTGCTCTGATTCAAGGACATTCACTGATTCTACAGACTTTGAATAAAATCGTGGATTTGAAGATAGGATCATTGAATCACTCACTGTATTTCTACATCCTCcgatgtgtgtgagtgtgaatgtgtgtgtgaatgtgtgtgagagtgtgtggggtgtgtgtgagagagtgtgtgtgtgtgagtgtgtgtgtgagtatgtgagtgtgtgtgagtatgtgtgtaagtgtgtatgtgtgtgtatgttttagtGACGTCATCAAAGACAGCAAGACATATTCAGTCTGCCAGCACAGGGTTCCTAATAAGTACTGCACAACTGTCACTTAAAATGCTGGTAATAATGACTGCAAATAGTAAAATATAGCTTACAGTATAAAATTACAGCATGccttttctgaaaatatattggAATTTATATTAAACGTTCATTTGCTTTTCTCAGTTTTAATGCCAATACACAATACTGGAGTTAACAATTATGTGTAATGTCACGTCTATTTAATCGGGAAAACCTCATTAAAGATCCAAAGCAAATTCTTGTACATCAGAAATGTACAGACGGGTCAATGGAGATCACAGGATATATTTGAATATAGCCGAAGTTATTTGTAGACGACACTACGTAACACTAACGTAAATATCGATTCACCCTTGTACCGATATATCATGGATATCGGCTTACAAAATCTCCGCGGGACAAGACTTAGTGCCTTATTCTGGTTTGGTTGGCGGAGAAAACGTGTAAAAAGTTGGTCATTTTTCCTTCAAAGCATGCAAACGGCTTTGTGTTTCTGTTGAGGTCGGTATGTCATTGGTGTAGTGTTGCATGGGGGTTTGGATTTTGTTATTCTGCTGCCCTTGATTACATAGAACATGAACTCAATATTTCATTGATATGTCAAAAATATTCCCAACAAAGATCTGATTGTTTTTTACAAATCTGACTCAAGCAGACAGAACTGAAACGTTCATCCGACTGTTGCCATCAGATAATATCCATAATTTAACATCACTAAGAAAATATCTTTCACTAGTTGTGACATTCATTAATACCAAACTATATTCAGCTTTACTCAGTACGTATTTACTTTCGGTAAATGTGTGTATTATTGACCTGTGACTATGACCGaataaatctgtctgtctgtcggttTTGGATTGCAGTATTATCAGTGATGGATCCTAGTTCTTTCATGGACACACTTCTCGAGAAAGTCCGTATATTGTAGAGATTATGATCatgatgtgtgtgcatgtatgtcaACGTGGACAaactgaataattttgttgGAAAAATCTGTTCATGATCTAACGCTCCTCTCCTTTCTTAAGGACACCATTACGTTTCATTAAATCTAAATATCGCTGTAAACATCAGTGTGTTTGCATATTCCTTCTGtataaatatttgtatgtatattgATATTCAACACACCTTTTACTGATCATCTTCCAAAAACACCTTCAGACAACACACGTTTGTATGTGTTTATTTGGATTGTACAGAAATAATATATGTACAAACTCATTCATATGTGATTGTCGAAGCAAACAACAGAGAAGATACAGACAAGGTCGGTACATATACACGTGTATATGAAACGTAATACTAATATATGTACACAATAAAAAGGTACAGGAAAGATATCACAGTTTATGGGGAAGACAGTTTTCTCAGCCGGCGAGACAGAACTAGGGAAATAGTGAGGATGTCCCTTCCATCCTCATAAACACACCTCGTCCAACGGGAACCTGAGCATTTTGACCTTCTGAGGCTGATGGTTATTTGTTGGCGACGGCTATTTTACTGAAACACAGACCACATGCTTCACAGACTGGAGCCAGACAACAGTTGATGATGGAGCCGAAGAATTTCTGGTAGCATCCAAGATAACTGCTGAACAGCCGGAGGCAGGGCGTGAACTGCCAGATGTGTTGGAAGGACATCATGGCGAACTCGCATCCCCAGCAGAGAGCCAAGGGAATAGCACAGACGAAGGTGAGGAAGGCATAACAACAGCTCTTGCCACAGTTGAAGCATTTGTAGGAGTTACGCCAGACGCAATCTGCACTGTGGGCTCCCTCGGGTTCACCGATAACATCCTCGAACATCACCTGCAAACGTGGGAAAATTTACTTTAGATTTAGATGTGTGTCAGTTCGAGATTTTACAACATATATAAATTCACTCAATATATTCACTCATTAAACGTGGTATTatgtgagtgcgtttagttccaactatatggtggcggtctgcaaataatcgagtctggaccagataatccagtgaccaataacatgagcatcgatcttagcaattgggaaccgatgacatgtgtcaaccaagtcagcgagtctgaccacccgatcccattagtcgcctcttacgacaagcatagtcgcctttaatggcaagcatggattgcagaaggcctattctaccccgggaccttcacgtgtcagCAACATATTGAAATGCAGAAGGACTGGTCATGGAAATTCATGATGATGGTACGGATGAAATTCAATAATCAATCTGTCCTACATTTGTGTTGTACCTATAATAAACTTTCCGGTTTTGTATGATACATATTGAGTTGAAAAATTGAATATTGATTGGTCAAACGCATTACCCTCACAAGATGTTAACGCCGGATGAAAAATGAGCTTCTACAATTTCCTGTGAACATTGTCTTTTCGGGACATCTAATTACCACCAGCATTGGCTAAAGTGAATGGTAAGGTGTGTTTAAGGGTTGACCAAATTCACTATTGCTCGTCCATCACCGCATGTCGCCTTTACACAAGCAGCATGTCCGACGTGTGGCGAGACGGTACCGTCTGAAGGTTACCACACTTACTCGAATCATGTTTGGACAACAGAAGGTTGTGTTACATAATATGCTATGTCTCCTGATTACAATTGCCGCAATTCCATTTTTTATTAACTTAATAGTGATCGACAATCAACAACGCCATGGTTCTAGCAAGCAATCTCATAAACTGGTTCAATGTTTTATTGCTAAGACACCGAATGCAGCAAACGTTGAGATGAAAGGGTGAGTTACCGTAGAGTTGCAACATCCAATGAAATTCCACATGATGCATCACCAACAAGTGATGCAAGTGCACCCAACAGTTAACCTCTGTAAACGTATTGGTGAATTCCCAATAACTAATGCAGTAGAGTTGAACACATGCTGAAAAATGCCTCCGGCAGTatcacaatgaacaaacaaattGAGAATTGTGAGGATGATAGAGGAGGGGACATCATTGAGTCAAGTTGTCCGCATGTTTgctaaatcaaaaagtgtaatttcacgcatGTTGGACAAGTACTGTGAGCAGGTGGGGCTGTAATgggacctgggcgtggtaggcCAAAATccacgacaccacgacaggatcgtctcttTGCATTAATGGCCATACACTGTCGCTTCAAATCAGCACCTGCCATCAATAGGGAATTCCGTATACGCACTGGGCGACAAATTGCACACTAAACCGTTAAAAACTGGCTCTATAAGAGTCCGTCTGAAAGAAAGCAAGGCGGCGTTTCAAGGGTGTTACCGTTCCAGTTCACCATaggcgccaaagattggcatggccTAGGCAGCATCAGGCACGGGCTTTGCGCCATTGGCGTTACGCTATGTTCTCAGGTGAATTTAGGTTTTGCCTCAGATTCACACATGACAGAAAACGTTGCTGGCACCGTAACGGTGACCGGTATGCCAGAGCAACAATTATCAACCAggggtagtgtcatggtgtggggtggttACACATGACAGGCGATCAGATCTGGTCATAGTTGATGGATCCTTGACTAGTCAGCGATACGTggagtttttgagttctgtcgTGGCTCCACTGGCTAGAATCATCAGCAGGAATTTTAAAGTCCAAGATGATGTCACAGCTTATCTCCGAAGAGTGGACATATatacattggactggccctctaagtccccagacctgtccccaattgaacatttatgggacatTCTCGGTCGAAGGGACCCTGCACCCGTCAGCCTCGctcagcttggtgcagctctccaggaggaatggcgggcaataccacgggcaaccatcgggaaattgatcaacagtatgccatcaaggtgtcatgaatgtgttgaataacatggtggacacaccaggtATTGAACTTCACGCCCAAATTTGATTTAGTGAACATTCAGAGCAGTTTCACATTCAGTgtcatttcatcagttccctTAATTTTTGTAgctaatatatgtatgtatagttggaatgttgctgaggatggcgttaaacaacaaccatacAAACATTTTGCTACAATATATATAGGaatgtatttatcattgcaAAGCGCAGCTAGTAGATTGTCCGTTGATACACAAATTCGTGCATACAAATATGTCTCAAGTTGGAGTCATATCAATAGTTGATACTGTGCAGGTCTTTTCACAACAAACACTTATAGGTCACAGGCCTTTCTCCAACAGGGGAGCCCAGTTATTCAAATTGACAGAGCATGTAGTTCGCCTACATAGACATCTTATCTGACACTTAGAGTGGAGGATAAAAGCCTTTATTGACAAAACCATCCAAAGACATACATTTCACTATTCCTCCACGGTCACTACGTGTCAGTGACTGTGTTGTCAAGGACAACAGGTCCCTAGCAACGTAACAACGATATACAAACGATCCAAACTGTGCACTGCTCGCAATACATTATATATagagacatatatatatatatatatatatatattaatgtaGAAACTATATCTATCATTTTCGAAATAAGTGTGACGATATATCGAGAATCAGAATTTATAGTTTAGCTTTCTTTAATTCTCATGTAATTCAACAAATATTACTAAAACTGCGGGAAAACCAATTATATGAATGTTTTAATATGTTTTAAGGAATACAGCACGTAGCGATACCTGCTCATGTTCAAAACAACTTATTACAGTATGTCAAGAGTTCTTAAAGTGACACGAAGCGTGACAAAGAGTTCCGGAAGCGCTCCAGAAACTTGCTGCTGCACTTGTTTCAACgtagatatattttttttgtttaagaTATAACAGAATACGTTAGCTGAAAACACATCCAGTACAACCCATAACCCAGTCCTTGCACTTCTACTTTCAATAAAGCTTCATTGATTTCCTATGCGTCTGCGTTCATTCAGAACCATTCACTCGATACATGGCACGATCGATCACGTAGCTGGTTTGATGATTTATGTCAAAGTGGGATATGGAGGGAAATTTGATATAGGCCAACTACGAACAGACTCATTAAACCCTCGCATTCAGTTCACTAGATGCAAATGAATGCCATTTTCCGTGAAATAAGGCCGGATGATAAGGAATCATTGGAATATAAAATGTGCATGCCAGAGAAAAATCTGCTTTGGTTATCCGTCGACTAAGACCATCCCATTTGGCTTAAATGGCGGGTGTTTGCGAAAAGGGGCTAGCAtatttcccccccccccccccccccccacccccccggTAGAGATTGCTAGTCATACAATTTGTATAAAAACCATTTTTTCCTCACCCTGGAGGACTTCATATACATCGCGTATTACTGCACGAGCTAGATTATAATGACAGAGTAAGCTTACTGTTAGACTTCATAACGATTTAACCTCCATATATTGCACAATTATTAACCAAAATGTATATCTATAAGCATGTATTGCGCATACTAATACTTTCATTTTATCCGTTTCCCGTATGTAAGTTATATATTTAGTTTAATTATCCTTTAAGACGTATTTGCACagatgtatttgtttttaaatttaaaattttaattaatACGTACCTTCAGGTGGTCATTGAGGTTGTTGGGATCCCTATTCATCATGTCCAGTTCTGCCATTTTGAGATTTCAGTAATTAACCCTTGCACCAAGTTGTTGAAGGGAGACTGTCCACCTGAAACTAAGGCCGTTTGCCTTAACACTGGCCCTTAAATGTGACCAACGAAAATTGTTTTCCCCTATTGCTAAGCAGCAGCGCGTCCAACTTTACGAATAGCTCGAAAATAGAGAACACCCTTCCACTTATGATGAACGTTGCAGCAGAGAACAGGTCACGTGACCTGTCTCAAATTTCAATGCCCCTGAATTCACCTGTTGATATGGTGGTTATTCAAAACTTTCAGCTATGGTTACCCTACGGTGGGAGTTGTTTACCAAATCACTTAAAACTCTCAAACATCCCCTACTTGGGTCTCAGATAAGCAAAGAGACAAGATCAGGGCGATGACTGGGTTAAGGTACGTCACGGGGACTCGTGACTATCCAAAAGCTCCAAATACCGTGGGGACACTAGCCTTGGCATGTTGTATGGTACCATGCCATGTTAACACATCTTTCGCT is a window from the Haliotis asinina isolate JCU_RB_2024 chromosome 9, JCU_Hal_asi_v2, whole genome shotgun sequence genome containing:
- the LOC137296393 gene encoding caveolin-1-like; protein product: MAELDMMNRDPNNLNDHLKVMFEDVIGEPEGAHSADCVWRNSYKCFNCGKSCCYAFLTFVCAIPLALCWGCEFAMMSFQHIWQFTPCLRLFSSYLGCYQKFFGSIINCCLAPVCEACGLCFSKIAVANK
- the LOC137296516 gene encoding caveolin-1-like, which encodes MADLDMMNRDPNNLNDHLKVMFEDVIGEPEGAHSADCVWRNSYKCFNCCKSCCYTFLTFICAIPLALCWGCEFAMMSFQHIWQFTPCLRMFSSYLGCYQKFFGSIINCCLAPVCEACGLCFSKIAVANK